The genomic DNA CACAAGCTAGACTCCACTATTTATATTTTTTATAACAGATGCTCTTCCTTTTTCATGCTTCAGAGGTCATAACATTCACTTTATAACTTCTCCCCTTCCTTTTCCTTAGCCTCACACGTCATAAAAGTTACTTTATGACCTGAGGACCCTCTACTTCCTTCCACAAAGTGCCGTAAGTGCCAAACCAAATAAAAATGCCCCGACGGTTGTCGGAGCACACACTCTTTATTTTTAAAGCTTCATTCGCTGTAACCGTAATGCATTTAACACAACTGAAACGGAGCTGAAGGCCATGGCTGCTCCAGCAAGCCATGGAGCTAAGAAGCCAAGTGCGGCAATTGGAATGCCTAATGTGTTGTAGGCGAATGCCCAAAATAGATTTTGCTTGATATTTGTGATCGTCTTTTTGCTCATAAAGATGGCATCTGCAATGCTGTTTAAGTCACCTCTGATGAGCGTAATGTCCGCAGCCTCCATCGCCACATCGGTACCTGTTCCAATCGCCATACCAATATCAGCAATTGCCAAAGCTGGAGCATCATTGATTCCATCGCCAACCATCGCCACTTTCTTTCCAGCTTCCTGCAACTTTTTCACTTCCTCAGCCTTTCCTTCTGGAAGCACTTCAGCAATGACGCGATCCACTCCTGCTTCTTTTGCGATTGCTTGAGCCGTTTGCTCATTGTCACCAGTAATCATGATGACTTCAAGTCCCATATCCTTCAAGCGTGCAATGGCTGAACGTGACGTTTCTTTAATTGTATCAGCAACGGCAACGATACCAGCAAAAGCACCATCAACCGCTACTAGCATCGCGGTTTTCCCTTCTTTCTCAAAAGAGACCATCTTTTCGAGAACGGATTCTGATACATCAATTTCGTATTTCTTCATCAAACGGCGTGTACCGACTAACACATTTTTTTCAGCCACCATGGCCTTAATTCCGAAACCAGGTATTGCTTCAAATTGTGACACATCGACGAGCGCACTTCCTTTTTCCTTAATTCCTTCCACAATCGCTTGCGCAAGAGGATGCTCAGATTGCTTCTCAGCCGAACCGACCAAAGATAAGAATTCGTCTTCATTCATGGTAGTTACTACATCCGTTAATACCGGCTTTCCATTGGTAATCGTACCTGTTTTATCAAGAATGACCGTTTGAATACGGTGCGTCATTTCTAAGTGCTCTCCGCCTTTAAAAAGAATACCGTATTCTGCTGCACGACCGGATCCTGCCATGATTGAAGTTGGTGTAGCGAGCCCAAGTGCACAAGGACAAGCAATCACTAACACGGCAATTAACTTTTCTAATGCTTCTGGGAAGTCCCCTGGTGCGACCCAGAAAAACCAAACAAGGAAGGTTAGAACGGCAATACCGACTACGATAGGGACAAAAATGCCTGAAATCGAATCCGCCAAGCGTTGAATCGGCGCTTTTGATCCTTGCGCTTCTTCTACCACCTTAATAATTTGCGCAAGAGCTGTGTCCTTCCCGACTTTCGTTGCTTGCACCTTTAAGAATCCATTTTTATTCAGAGTGGCTCCAATAACCAGATCACCAACTGTTTTATCAACTGGAACACTTTCACCTGTCAGCATGCTCTCATCAAGGGCAGACTGTCCTTCTAAAATAACGCCATCCACTGGAATCTTTTCCCCAGGCTTAACCAGCAACACATCGCCAGCTACTACCTGCTCTAACGGAATTTCTACTTCCGCTCCATCACGAACAACAAGAGCTGTTTTTGCTTGAAGCCCCATGAGCTTTTTAATTGCTTCCGAGGATCGCCCTTTTGCTTTCACTTCAAACAATTTTCCTAATATGATTAATGTGATTAATACCGCACTTGTTTCAAAATACAATCCGACTCCGTGTCCGTTGTGGCCAATCGTTCCAATGGCAAGATACATACTGTAGAAATATGCAGCAGATGTTCCTAGTGCCACGAGCACATCCATGTTCGCACTTTTGTTACGAAGTGCTTTATAGGCACCCACATAAAACTGCTTACCGATGAAAAATTGGACAGGTGTCGCTAATGCCATTTGTACCC from Robertmurraya sp. FSL R5-0851 includes the following:
- a CDS encoding heavy metal translocating P-type ATPase; translated protein: MSEKVLENQFQISGMTCAACSTRIEKGLKKMDGVTDANVNLALEKATVKFDASVTGPANIQEKIRALGYDVITEKAELNVTGMTCAACSTRIEKGLNKLDGVVGANVNLALEKAAVEYNPAAVSVTDLIQKIEKLGYGATVKSDENEKESVDHRLQEIQKQQRKFLFSLILSLPLLWAMAGHFSFTSFLYVPEAFMNPWVQMALATPVQFFIGKQFYVGAYKALRNKSANMDVLVALGTSAAYFYSMYLAIGTIGHNGHGVGLYFETSAVLITLIILGKLFEVKAKGRSSEAIKKLMGLQAKTALVVRDGAEVEIPLEQVVAGDVLLVKPGEKIPVDGVILEGQSALDESMLTGESVPVDKTVGDLVIGATLNKNGFLKVQATKVGKDTALAQIIKVVEEAQGSKAPIQRLADSISGIFVPIVVGIAVLTFLVWFFWVAPGDFPEALEKLIAVLVIACPCALGLATPTSIMAGSGRAAEYGILFKGGEHLEMTHRIQTVILDKTGTITNGKPVLTDVVTTMNEDEFLSLVGSAEKQSEHPLAQAIVEGIKEKGSALVDVSQFEAIPGFGIKAMVAEKNVLVGTRRLMKKYEIDVSESVLEKMVSFEKEGKTAMLVAVDGAFAGIVAVADTIKETSRSAIARLKDMGLEVIMITGDNEQTAQAIAKEAGVDRVIAEVLPEGKAEEVKKLQEAGKKVAMVGDGINDAPALAIADIGMAIGTGTDVAMEAADITLIRGDLNSIADAIFMSKKTITNIKQNLFWAFAYNTLGIPIAALGFLAPWLAGAAMAFSSVSVVLNALRLQRMKL